From the genome of Monomorium pharaonis isolate MP-MQ-018 chromosome 2, ASM1337386v2, whole genome shotgun sequence, one region includes:
- the LOC118644275 gene encoding uncharacterized protein LOC118644275 isoform X1 encodes MVYPALTVSLTVTRITLKEIMATEEFERDFKTTSEHWDVIINYPMLLKSKFGGFDGDNIKIKELWEEMIGILNSLGHGQRSIQKWKEAIGRWKSKVKAKARRQRQEMTATGGGSMKTIPLTQTEEKLMAILGWKAVTGDLNKELGIVDSNTTINNKVTTERSTNNKIITSTPSKVILSTSVQPFIRTNTEMIIPEKVFLCNLQSIAWQSGTKEMTQSASTSTSTKEMTQYNIFENKNKKIFQEAKTVSSPIQTVLSTSKSSGIIEPPPLVLLKKGTANGDKEKPSVSTSNKRTVNEDKENFSLQNKKRIITSSDKSQRYVTLTTMHREQTDILNNINLNIQNASYHLEQIASNINQLVNYYITNEKTDNEFESVEFLDDNYNMTE; translated from the exons ATGGTATACCCTGCCCTGACCGTTTCACTAACTGTAACAAGGAtaactttaaaagaaataatgg caacCGAAGAGTTTGAAAGAGATTTTAAAACAACTTCTGAACATTGGgacgtaattataaattatcccATGTTATTAAAATCCAAATTTGGAGGATTTGATggagataatattaaaataaaagaattgtgggAAGAAATGATTGGAATCCTCAACAGTTTAGGACATGGACAACGTTCTATACAGAAATGGAAAGag GCTATTGGACGCTGGAAATCCAAAGTAAAAGCAAAAGCAAGACGTCAAAGGCAGGAAATGACTGCAACAGGTGGTGGATCTATGAAAACAATACCACTCACCCAAAcggaagaaaaattaatggcCATCTTAGGGTGGAAAGCTGTAACTGGAGATTTAAACAAAGAATTAGGAATAGTTGACTCCAATacaactattaataataaag TCACAACAGAACgatctacaaataataaaattataacatcaACTCCgagtaaagtaatattatcCACATCTGTACAACCTTTTATTCGTACAAACACTGAAATGATTATACCCGAG aaagtgtttttatgtaatttgcaGTCGATAGCATGGCAATCTGGGACGAAAGAAATGACACAGTCAGCATCGACTTCAACGTCGACAAAAGAAATgacacaatataatatttttgaaaataaaaacaagaagATATTTCAAGAAGCGAAGACTGTTAGTAGTCCG ATACAAACAGTGCTATCAACATCCAAATCTTCAGGAATAATAGAACCTCCACCATTAGTGCTATTAAAGAAAGGAACAGCAAATGGAGATAAAGAAAAACCTTCTGTATCAACGTCAAACAAACGAACAGTAAATGAAGACAAGGAGAATttttcattacaaaataagaaaagaataattacgTCATCTGATAAAAGCCAACGATATGTGACTTTGACCACAATGCATCGAGAACAAacagatatattaaataatattaatctaaatattcaaaatgcTTCTTATCACTTAGAACAGATTGCATCTAATATCAATCAATtggttaattattatattacaaatgaaAAAACAGATAACGAATTTGAATCTGTTGAGTTTCTTGATGACAATTACAATATGAcagaataa
- the LOC118644110 gene encoding putative nuclease HARBI1, translating to MDAIMRILLREELEEEEKENLRLERIFLRDRNNPFDLPNSEFKRLFRLSKELMQQLIEELTPHMDEGQRDTKISIPLRVFSIVHFFATGHYQRSVGSHFNIAIAQQTMSKYLPEICNAIEAIAPRWIQFPINEERKQHIKEEFMRKFEFPGIIGIIDGTQVRISEPEEDEHIYFNRKGYHAKNVQIICDSDLNIINVNANFGGAAHDSFIWNSSAIRTVLEENYRLGDRRSWLIGDSGYPLEPWLMTPIRNARQDTPERRFNDHLIIARNCIERCIGVLKTRFRCLLNKDRVLKYHPQKAGMIINACCVLHNMCMKANMPLDDELEMDDDNNGYIVMPIDHNIPNIENVLNAGRNQRANIINRYFR from the exons ATGGATGCAATAAtgagaatattattaagagaagaattagaagaagaagaaaaagagaacttACGATTAGaacgtatatttttaagagataGAAACAATCCTTTTGATTTACCGAATTCAGAATTTAAACGCTTATTTCGATTATCCAAAGAATTAATGCAACAGTTAATAGAAGAATTGACACCACACATGGATGAAGGGCAAAGagatacaaaaatttcaattccGTTGCGAGTTTTTTCAATAGTACATTTTTTTGCTACTGGTCATTATCAACGAAGCGTAGGAagtcattttaatattgcaattgcTCAACAAACGATGAGTAAATATCTTCCAGAAATATGTAATGCCATAGAAGCTATTGCACCACGATGGATTCAGTTTCCAATTAatgaagaaagaaaacaaCATATAAAAGAGGAATTTATGCGTAAATTTGAATTTCCTGGAATTATTGGAATAATTGATGGCACACAAGTGCGCATTAGTGAGCCAGAAGAAGatgaacatatttatttcaatagaaAAGGGTATCATGCTAAAAATGTGCAGATAATTTGCGATTCAGATCTTAATATCATTAACGTTAATGCAAATTTTGGTGGAGCAGCACACGATTCATTTATTTGGAATTCCTCAGCGATTAGAACTgttttagaagaaaattatcgATTAGGTGACAGAAGAAGCTGGTTAATTGGAGATAGTGGATATCCGCTGGAACCATGGTTAATGACTCCAATACGTAATGCAAGACAAGATACACCTGAACGAAGATTTAATGACCATTTAATTATAGCACGCAATTGTATTGAACGATGTATAg gGGTACTTAAAACGCGTTTTAGATGCCTTTTGAATAAAGATCgcgttttaaaatatcatcCACAAAAAGCTGGAATGATTATTAATGCTTGCTGTGTTCTACATAATATGTGTATGAAAGCTAATATGCCTTTGGATGATGAACTAGAAATGGATGATGACAATAATGGATATATAGTAATGCCAATAGATCATAACATAccaaatattgaaaatgttttaaatgcaGGTCGCAATCAAcgtgcaaatataattaatcgatACTTTCGATAA
- the LOC118644275 gene encoding uncharacterized protein LOC118644275 isoform X2, whose amino-acid sequence MVYPALTVSLTVTRITLKEIMATEEFERDFKTTSEHWDVIINYPMLLKSKFGGFDGDNIKIKELWEEMIGILNSLGHGQRSIQKWKEAIGRWKSKVKAKARRQRQEMTATGGGSMKTIPLTQTEEKLMAILGWKAVTGDLNKELGIVDSNTTINNKVTTERSTNNKIITSTPSKVILSTSVQPFIRTNTEMIIPESIAWQSGTKEMTQSASTSTSTKEMTQYNIFENKNKKIFQEAKTVSSPIQTVLSTSKSSGIIEPPPLVLLKKGTANGDKEKPSVSTSNKRTVNEDKENFSLQNKKRIITSSDKSQRYVTLTTMHREQTDILNNINLNIQNASYHLEQIASNINQLVNYYITNEKTDNEFESVEFLDDNYNMTE is encoded by the exons ATGGTATACCCTGCCCTGACCGTTTCACTAACTGTAACAAGGAtaactttaaaagaaataatgg caacCGAAGAGTTTGAAAGAGATTTTAAAACAACTTCTGAACATTGGgacgtaattataaattatcccATGTTATTAAAATCCAAATTTGGAGGATTTGATggagataatattaaaataaaagaattgtgggAAGAAATGATTGGAATCCTCAACAGTTTAGGACATGGACAACGTTCTATACAGAAATGGAAAGag GCTATTGGACGCTGGAAATCCAAAGTAAAAGCAAAAGCAAGACGTCAAAGGCAGGAAATGACTGCAACAGGTGGTGGATCTATGAAAACAATACCACTCACCCAAAcggaagaaaaattaatggcCATCTTAGGGTGGAAAGCTGTAACTGGAGATTTAAACAAAGAATTAGGAATAGTTGACTCCAATacaactattaataataaag TCACAACAGAACgatctacaaataataaaattataacatcaACTCCgagtaaagtaatattatcCACATCTGTACAACCTTTTATTCGTACAAACACTGAAATGATTATACCCGAG TCGATAGCATGGCAATCTGGGACGAAAGAAATGACACAGTCAGCATCGACTTCAACGTCGACAAAAGAAATgacacaatataatatttttgaaaataaaaacaagaagATATTTCAAGAAGCGAAGACTGTTAGTAGTCCG ATACAAACAGTGCTATCAACATCCAAATCTTCAGGAATAATAGAACCTCCACCATTAGTGCTATTAAAGAAAGGAACAGCAAATGGAGATAAAGAAAAACCTTCTGTATCAACGTCAAACAAACGAACAGTAAATGAAGACAAGGAGAATttttcattacaaaataagaaaagaataattacgTCATCTGATAAAAGCCAACGATATGTGACTTTGACCACAATGCATCGAGAACAAacagatatattaaataatattaatctaaatattcaaaatgcTTCTTATCACTTAGAACAGATTGCATCTAATATCAATCAATtggttaattattatattacaaatgaaAAAACAGATAACGAATTTGAATCTGTTGAGTTTCTTGATGACAATTACAATATGAcagaataa
- the LOC118644275 gene encoding uncharacterized protein LOC118644275 isoform X5: MDNVLYRNGKSFMLQAIGRWKSKVKAKARRQRQEMTATGGGSMKTIPLTQTEEKLMAILGWKAVTGDLNKELGIVDSNTTINNKVTTERSTNNKIITSTPSKVILSTSVQPFIRTNTEMIIPEKVFLCNLQSIAWQSGTKEMTQSASTSTSTKEMTQYNIFENKNKKIFQEAKTVSSPIQTVLSTSKSSGIIEPPPLVLLKKGTANGDKEKPSVSTSNKRTVNEDKENFSLQNKKRIITSSDKSQRYVTLTTMHREQTDILNNINLNIQNASYHLEQIASNINQLVNYYITNEKTDNEFESVEFLDDNYNMTE; encoded by the exons ATGGACAACGTTCTATACAGAAATGGAAAGag ttttatgctACAGGCTATTGGACGCTGGAAATCCAAAGTAAAAGCAAAAGCAAGACGTCAAAGGCAGGAAATGACTGCAACAGGTGGTGGATCTATGAAAACAATACCACTCACCCAAAcggaagaaaaattaatggcCATCTTAGGGTGGAAAGCTGTAACTGGAGATTTAAACAAAGAATTAGGAATAGTTGACTCCAATacaactattaataataaag TCACAACAGAACgatctacaaataataaaattataacatcaACTCCgagtaaagtaatattatcCACATCTGTACAACCTTTTATTCGTACAAACACTGAAATGATTATACCCGAG aaagtgtttttatgtaatttgcaGTCGATAGCATGGCAATCTGGGACGAAAGAAATGACACAGTCAGCATCGACTTCAACGTCGACAAAAGAAATgacacaatataatatttttgaaaataaaaacaagaagATATTTCAAGAAGCGAAGACTGTTAGTAGTCCG ATACAAACAGTGCTATCAACATCCAAATCTTCAGGAATAATAGAACCTCCACCATTAGTGCTATTAAAGAAAGGAACAGCAAATGGAGATAAAGAAAAACCTTCTGTATCAACGTCAAACAAACGAACAGTAAATGAAGACAAGGAGAATttttcattacaaaataagaaaagaataattacgTCATCTGATAAAAGCCAACGATATGTGACTTTGACCACAATGCATCGAGAACAAacagatatattaaataatattaatctaaatattcaaaatgcTTCTTATCACTTAGAACAGATTGCATCTAATATCAATCAATtggttaattattatattacaaatgaaAAAACAGATAACGAATTTGAATCTGTTGAGTTTCTTGATGACAATTACAATATGAcagaataa
- the LOC118644275 gene encoding uncharacterized protein LOC118644275 isoform X3: MVYPALTVSLTVTRITLKEIMATEEFERDFKTTSEHWDVIINYPMLLKSKFGGFDGDNIKIKELWEEMIGILNSLGHGQRSIQKWKEAIGRWKSKVKAKARRQRQEMTATGGGSMKTIPLTQTEEKLMAILGWKAVTGDLNKELGIVDSNTTINNKVTTERSTNNKIITSTPSKVILSTSVQPFIRTNTEMIIPEKVFLCNLQSIAWQSGTKEMTQSASTSTSTKEMTQYNIFENKNKKIFQEAKTVSSPIQTVLSTSKSSGIIEPPPLVLLKKGTANGDKEKPSVSTSNKRTVNEDKENFSLQNKKRIITSSVSVKGYL, encoded by the exons ATGGTATACCCTGCCCTGACCGTTTCACTAACTGTAACAAGGAtaactttaaaagaaataatgg caacCGAAGAGTTTGAAAGAGATTTTAAAACAACTTCTGAACATTGGgacgtaattataaattatcccATGTTATTAAAATCCAAATTTGGAGGATTTGATggagataatattaaaataaaagaattgtgggAAGAAATGATTGGAATCCTCAACAGTTTAGGACATGGACAACGTTCTATACAGAAATGGAAAGag GCTATTGGACGCTGGAAATCCAAAGTAAAAGCAAAAGCAAGACGTCAAAGGCAGGAAATGACTGCAACAGGTGGTGGATCTATGAAAACAATACCACTCACCCAAAcggaagaaaaattaatggcCATCTTAGGGTGGAAAGCTGTAACTGGAGATTTAAACAAAGAATTAGGAATAGTTGACTCCAATacaactattaataataaag TCACAACAGAACgatctacaaataataaaattataacatcaACTCCgagtaaagtaatattatcCACATCTGTACAACCTTTTATTCGTACAAACACTGAAATGATTATACCCGAG aaagtgtttttatgtaatttgcaGTCGATAGCATGGCAATCTGGGACGAAAGAAATGACACAGTCAGCATCGACTTCAACGTCGACAAAAGAAATgacacaatataatatttttgaaaataaaaacaagaagATATTTCAAGAAGCGAAGACTGTTAGTAGTCCG ATACAAACAGTGCTATCAACATCCAAATCTTCAGGAATAATAGAACCTCCACCATTAGTGCTATTAAAGAAAGGAACAGCAAATGGAGATAAAGAAAAACCTTCTGTATCAACGTCAAACAAACGAACAGTAAATGAAGACAAGGAGAATttttcattacaaaataagaaaagaataatta cgtcaagcgtcagcgtgaaaGGATACCTTTAA
- the LOC118644275 gene encoding uncharacterized protein LOC118644275 isoform X4: MVYPALTVSLTVTRITLKEIMATEEFERDFKTTSEHWDVIINYPMLLKSKFGGFDGDNIKIKELWEEMIGILNSLGHGQRSIQKWKEAIGRWKSKVKAKARRQRQEMTATGGGSMKTIPLTQTEEKLMAILGWKAVTGDLNKELGIVDSNTTINNKVTTERSTNNKIITSTPSKVILSTSVQPFIRTNTEMIIPEKVFLCNLQSIAWQSGTKEMTQSASTSTSTKEMTQYNIFENKNKKIFQEAKTVSSPIQTVLSTSKSSGIIEPPPLVLLKKGTANGDKEKPSVSTSNKRTVNEDKENFSLQNKKRIITSA; the protein is encoded by the exons ATGGTATACCCTGCCCTGACCGTTTCACTAACTGTAACAAGGAtaactttaaaagaaataatgg caacCGAAGAGTTTGAAAGAGATTTTAAAACAACTTCTGAACATTGGgacgtaattataaattatcccATGTTATTAAAATCCAAATTTGGAGGATTTGATggagataatattaaaataaaagaattgtgggAAGAAATGATTGGAATCCTCAACAGTTTAGGACATGGACAACGTTCTATACAGAAATGGAAAGag GCTATTGGACGCTGGAAATCCAAAGTAAAAGCAAAAGCAAGACGTCAAAGGCAGGAAATGACTGCAACAGGTGGTGGATCTATGAAAACAATACCACTCACCCAAAcggaagaaaaattaatggcCATCTTAGGGTGGAAAGCTGTAACTGGAGATTTAAACAAAGAATTAGGAATAGTTGACTCCAATacaactattaataataaag TCACAACAGAACgatctacaaataataaaattataacatcaACTCCgagtaaagtaatattatcCACATCTGTACAACCTTTTATTCGTACAAACACTGAAATGATTATACCCGAG aaagtgtttttatgtaatttgcaGTCGATAGCATGGCAATCTGGGACGAAAGAAATGACACAGTCAGCATCGACTTCAACGTCGACAAAAGAAATgacacaatataatatttttgaaaataaaaacaagaagATATTTCAAGAAGCGAAGACTGTTAGTAGTCCG ATACAAACAGTGCTATCAACATCCAAATCTTCAGGAATAATAGAACCTCCACCATTAGTGCTATTAAAGAAAGGAACAGCAAATGGAGATAAAGAAAAACCTTCTGTATCAACGTCAAACAAACGAACAGTAAATGAAGACAAGGAGAATttttcattacaaaataagaaaagaataatta cgtcagcgtga